The proteins below are encoded in one region of Homo sapiens chromosome 2, GRCh38.p14 Primary Assembly:
- the EVX2 gene encoding homeobox even-skipped homolog protein 2 — protein sequence MMERIRKEMILMERGLHSPTAGKRFSNLSNSAGNAVLEALENSQHPARLSPRLPSAPLHSALGELPAKGKFEIDTLFNLQHTGSESTVSSEISSAAESRKKPGHYSEAAAEADMSSDVEVGCSALRSPGGLGAAQLKENNGKGYAESGSAAGTTTSASGSGLGSLHGGSGGSGGSAALGGSGSGADQVRRYRTAFTREQIARLEKEFYRENYVSRPRRCELAAALNLPETTIKVWFQNRRMKDKRQRLAMSWPHPADPSFYTYMMTHAAATGSLPYPFHSHVPLHYYPHVGVTAAAAAAAASGAAAAASSPFATSIRPLDTFRALSHPYSRPELLCSFRHPGLYQAPAAAAGLNSAASAAAAAAAAAAAASSAAAAGAPPSGGSAPCSCLSCHSSQSAAAAAAAAAAALGSRGGGGGGGGGGGGGGGGAGAGGGSDFGCSAAAPRSESGFLPYSAAVLSKTAVSPPDQRDEAPLTR from the exons ATGatggaaagaataagaaaagagatGATTCTGATGGAGAGAGGGCTGCACAGCCCTACGGCGGGCAAGAGATTCTCCAATTTGTCCAACTCGGCTGGCAATGCTGTGCTCGAGGCCCTGGAAAATTCGCAGCACCCGGCTCGCCTAAGCCCGCGCCTGCCGTCTGCCCCCCTGCACAGCGCTCTGGGAGAACTCCCCGCCAAGGGCAAATTCGAAATAGACACTTTGTTCAACCTGCAGCACACGGGCAGCGAAAGCACCGTCTCCTCCGAAATCTCCTCCGCCGCCGAGAGCCGCAAGAAGCCGGGCCATTATTCAGAGGCGGCCGCTGAGGCCGACATGAGCAGCGACGTGGAGGTGGGCTGCTCCGCGCTTCGCTCCCCCGGGGGCCTCGGCGCCGCTCAGCTTAAGGAAAACAATGGCAAAG GGTACGCAGAGAGCGGCTCGGCTGCCGGCACCACGACGTCGGCGTCGGGCTCAGGCCTCGGAAGCCTGCATGGAGGCAGCGGAGGCAGCGGCGGGAGCGCGGCGCTGGGTGGCTCCGGCTCTGGCGCGGATCAAGTGCGGCGCTACCGTACGGCGTTCACCCGCGAGCAGATCGCGCGCCTGGAGAAGGAGTTCTACCGGGAGAACTATGTGTCGCGGCCCCGCCGGTGCGAGCTGGCCGCGGCACTCAACCTGCCCGAAACCACCATCAAG GTGTGGTTCCAGAACCGGCGCATGAAGGACAAGCGGCAGCGCCTGGCCATGTCCTGGCCGCACCCAGCCGACCCCAGCTTCTACACCTACATGATGACGCACGCGGCCGCCACCGGAAGCCTGCCCTACCCCTTCCACTCGCACGTGCCGCTGCACTACTACCCGCACGTGGGCGTcacggcggcggcggccgcggctGCAGCCTCAGGCGCGGCGGCCGCGGCTTCGTCGCCCTTCGCTACTTCCATCCGGCCACTGGACACCTTCCGCGCCCTCTCGCACCCCTACTCTCGGCCGGAGCTGCTGTGTAGCTTCCGCCACCCTGGTCTCTACCAGGCTCCCGCGGCCGCCGCGGGGCTCAACAGCGCGGCCTCTGCCGCGGCAGCCGCGGCAGCCGCAGCGGCTGCGGCCTCCTCGGCGGCGGCGGCCGGCGCGCCCCCCAGCGGCGGCTCTGCACCCTGCTCGTGCCTCAGTTGCCACAGCAGTCAGTCGGCGGCGGCAGCCGCGGCAGCAGCTGCCGCAGCCCTGGGTTCCCGGggtggcggtggcggcggcggtggtggtggtggcggcggcggcgggggcgccGGGGCCGGGGGAGGCTCGGACTTCGGCTGCAGCGCGGCGGCGCCGCGTTCCGAGAGCGGCTTCCTGCCCTACTCGGCCGCGGTGCTTAGTAAGACGGCCGTGAGCCCGCCGGACCAGAGGGACGAGGCTCCGCTCACCAGATAA